Proteins from a genomic interval of Colias croceus chromosome 2, ilColCroc2.1:
- the LOC123699088 gene encoding trypsin-4-like, whose translation MTYKIYVSSLLLLSWYAYGLPYDMYSDPDTRIIRGRNAQEGEFPYQVSLRKNYESEYHVCGGSIIRPKWVLTAAHCSIDDQPEDITVVVGTTSLSSGGVRHEVEKIINHENYTAPTVENDISLLKVVNEFSYDSKVAPIALTDEPPLPGTECVVTGWGYTNNYRRVPDKLQVLDVKTVSVERCIQVLDEFEGRFPITDENVCAVKGEGSGACQGDSGGPLVANNTVIGIVSWSLSYCGLGYPEVYVNVYTYRNWILDNIEYDESSR comes from the exons ATgacgtataaaatatacgttTCGTCTTTACTTCTATTATCCTGGTATGCATATG GTTTACCCTATGACATGTACAGTGATCCCGATACTAGAATAATCAGAGGGAGAAATGCACAAGAAGGAGAATTTCCGTATCAGGTTTCTTTGAGAAAAAACTATGAAAGCGAGTACCACGTCTGTGGCGGATCCATCATCAGACCAAAATGGGTGTTGACTGCTGCCCATTGTTCAATCGA CGATCAGCCTGAAGATATAACAGTAGTAGTTGGGACTACATCATTATCTTCAGGAGGCGTTAGGCACGAAGtggaaaaaattataaatcatgAGAATTATACCGCACCAACCGTAGAAAATGATATTTCCCTTCTTAAAGTAGTAAATGAATTTAGCTATGACTCCAAAGTGGCTCCTATAGCCTTGACAGATGAGCCTCCCCTTCCTGGTACCGAGTGTGTAGTGACAGGATGGGGATATACTAAT aATTATAGACGGGTACCTGATAAGCTTCAAGTGCTTGACGTCAAAACAGTATCGGTGGAGCGGTGCATACAGGTATTGGATGAATTTGAAGGCAGATTTCCTATAACTGATGAGAATGTTTGTGCTGTTAAGGGAGAAGGATCAGGCGCATGTCAA GGTGATTCTGGTGGCCCATTGGTGGCTAATAACACGGTTATTGGTATTGTGTCGTGGAGTTTGAGTTACTGCGGTCTGGGATACCCAGAAGTATATGTAAACG